A single window of Hyphomicrobiales bacterium DNA harbors:
- a CDS encoding hypothetical protein (Evidence 5 : Unknown function), producing MGVAQVCRYIAKLEQGVTILASGQGSFKDMGELSPALRVARCEHQYVFLIRLAACTAGPAPFYTRERMHQTACRSGAKLLRVTA from the coding sequence ATGGGCGTTGCGCAGGTGTGTCGCTATATCGCCAAGCTGGAACAGGGTGTTACCATCCTTGCGAGTGGACAGGGCTCTTTCAAAGACATGGGCGAACTCTCTCCCGCGCTGCGGGTGGCACGTTGCGAACACCAATACGTCTTCCTCATCCGACTCGCGGCCTGCACGGCCGGGCCTGCGCCGTTTTACACGCGCGAGCGGATGCACCAGACGGCGTGCCGCTCCGGGGCGAAGCTGCTCAGGGTGACGGCGTGA
- the parD gene encoding Antitoxin ParD: protein MSRLTIDITDQQHQSLETLAALQGKTIKQYALERLFPGDADPDQTWQALKILLGNPINEDPARNVSTNSIGEILDEELAGDRA, encoded by the coding sequence ATGAGCCGTCTGACGATAGATATAACCGACCAGCAGCATCAGAGCCTCGAGACGCTTGCCGCCTTGCAGGGCAAGACCATCAAACAATACGCGCTCGAACGCTTGTTCCCCGGCGATGCTGATCCCGATCAGACATGGCAGGCGCTGAAAATCCTCCTGGGAAATCCTATCAACGAGGACCCTGCACGAAACGTGTCCACCAACAGCATCGGCGAAATTCTTGATGAGGAACTAGCCGGGGACCGCGCTTGA
- a CDS encoding hypothetical protein (Evidence 5 : Unknown function): protein MLRTVREPLIATVEGAERQLIRRISPPSLTSMQPTEVRVGWIFATSKWDWQHREGREGRQGLALLGAGDRHDYRGPGEAPPGACRSIIRL from the coding sequence ATGCTGCGCACCGTACGCGAGCCGCTGATCGCCACGGTCGAAGGGGCTGAAAGACAGCTGATCCGGCGCATCTCACCGCCAAGCCTGACCAGCATGCAGCCGACTGAGGTCCGGGTCGGCTGGATTTTTGCTACGTCCAAGTGGGACTGGCAGCACCGCGAAGGCCGCGAGGGGCGACAAGGGCTGGCTCTGCTTGGCGCTGGCGATCGTCATGACTACCGGGGACCGGGGGAGGCGCCGCCGGGGGCCTGCCGATCCATCATACGCCTCTAG
- a CDS encoding hypothetical protein (Evidence 5 : Unknown function) has product MREVLPFNSLQSSIRRLRFSRTGLGGGPDEDLEHRLTPFLGRAHQTRRRMCPAYIAGLISPGDRKSIEPKAAKAEDVSYDRLAAGKSEFRFRLVSRRPRVHFV; this is encoded by the coding sequence ATGAGAGAGGTGCTTCCCTTCAACAGCCTCCAGTCATCGATAAGGCGCTTGCGTTTCAGCAGGACCGGCCTTGGAGGCGGGCCGGATGAGGATCTCGAGCACCGCCTTACGCCCTTCCTGGGGCGCGCTCACCAGACACGTCGTCGGATGTGCCCCGCTTACATCGCGGGCCTGATCAGTCCGGGAGACCGCAAGAGCATCGAGCCAAAGGCGGCCAAGGCAGAGGACGTCAGCTACGACCGCCTCGCAGCCGGCAAGTCTGAGTTCCGCTTCCGGCTCGTCTCTCGGCGCCCAAGGGTCCATTTTGTCTGA
- a CDS encoding Spermidine/putrescine-binding protein encodes MITIGTHSRARNRITALVRQIGFGLALTTAAAAQSGEVVVATTGGVYDRALKEIWFEPFTKATGIKVSTVTATDAEQRARAQAMAKAGNVTWDIINNVDIIAESEQNRSFTRDLASFCEQFNARKDLVDKACNPAGVRITLNATLLAANTESFKDEQPRNWADFWDTKRFPGARALPSFNDPWRVLAAALLADGVPADKLFPLDIDRALKKLDEIKPQIQLWWRTGDQSQQGFRNGEYVTGMIWGTRASALKAEGQPVRTSYEGAFLLADTLQILRDGPNPAGAEALLKYYLDNPTVQAKLAERLNVTPPSIDAVALMSETARANIPSSPEAFQAIVKHDSAWIAANQARMLDAWNGWIQR; translated from the coding sequence CTTCGGCCTCGCGCTCACGACGGCAGCCGCGGCGCAGTCGGGCGAGGTCGTCGTGGCGACAACAGGCGGCGTCTATGACAGGGCGCTCAAGGAGATCTGGTTCGAACCCTTCACCAAGGCAACGGGCATCAAGGTCTCCACCGTCACGGCGACCGATGCCGAGCAGCGGGCCCGTGCCCAGGCGATGGCGAAAGCTGGAAACGTCACATGGGACATCATCAATAACGTCGATATCATCGCTGAGTCGGAGCAGAACCGCTCCTTCACCCGCGACCTCGCGTCGTTCTGCGAACAGTTCAACGCCCGCAAGGATCTGGTCGACAAAGCCTGCAATCCCGCCGGCGTCCGCATCACGCTCAATGCGACGTTGCTCGCCGCGAATACAGAGAGTTTCAAGGACGAGCAGCCCCGGAACTGGGCTGATTTCTGGGACACCAAACGCTTTCCCGGTGCCCGCGCGCTGCCGAGCTTCAATGACCCCTGGCGTGTGCTCGCGGCCGCCCTGCTCGCTGATGGTGTGCCGGCCGACAAGCTCTTCCCACTGGATATCGATCGCGCACTAAAGAAACTCGACGAGATCAAACCACAGATCCAGCTTTGGTGGCGAACGGGTGACCAGAGCCAGCAGGGTTTCCGCAATGGCGAATATGTCACCGGCATGATCTGGGGTACGCGCGCATCGGCCTTGAAGGCCGAAGGCCAGCCCGTGAGGACCTCATATGAAGGCGCGTTCCTGCTCGCCGACACACTGCAGATCCTGCGTGACGGCCCCAACCCGGCTGGGGCCGAAGCGCTGCTCAAATATTACCTCGACAACCCGACCGTACAGGCGAAGCTCGCAGAGCGACTGAACGTTACGCCGCCGAGCATCGATGCCGTTGCACTGATGAGCGAGACAGCCCGCGCGAATATCCCCAGTTCGCCTGAAGCCTTCCAGGCCATCGTCAAGCACGATTCCGCCTGGATCGCCGCCAACCAGGCCCGGATGCTCGACGCATGGAACGGATGGATCCAACGCTAG